CATCGAGTCCATGACGCGCTCGACCACCACCTGGTTCTCGCGCCATACGCCAGACTGCTGCAACATGGCGTCTACGAGGGTGGTTTTTCCGTGGTCTACGTGGGCAATGATGGCCACGTTCCGCACGTCTTCACGGACGGCGAGTTTCTTGGTCACTTCAACCAGCGTAACCGGAAAAGTACTTCTCCGGACGATTTGCGCCTGGAAGCTTTGATAAATGGACCGTTATGCGCCCCGAAGCTTAGATATTCGTTATCAGGTCGCCAATCGTTTTGGCCTCCGGCACCAGCTTCCCAAGCAATGAGTCGCTAGCCTCCGCGTTAGTGCATTGGCGGTAACAGTAAGCTTCGCAAAGATTGCAAATCCAAGGTGCGATCCCGCAACAGACGTCCCCGACGGTCGGCTTTGAGTTGTTCTGGACGGACGATCAATAGACGAAGACCCTTAGCCGGAATCTCCCCTTCGCGCCTCAGGTCATAGAGCCGCCGTTGTTGCCCCCGATGCATCCGCTTACCGTCATCACGGAAGGCTTGTCGAAGTGAGCGACTGGTTGATCGTGCTGTAGCTCGCGGTACTCGACTACCAACCGATGGCCCGGGTAGTAGACGTCCACCGGGAGGGTGCGCCTACTTCCGCAAGATTGAGACCGGAAATCCCGAACTGCCTGGCTAGATCATTCGGTTCCACTATCTGGCAACCCTCAGTCGGTCATCGCTTTATGGAAGTGGTCATCCACCCCATCTAAACCAACCGCCGTTCGGTCGCCCACCGGGTCAGCTCGTGGCGGCTGCTCAGCTGCAGCTTGCGCAGCACCGCCGAGACGTGGGTCTCGATGGTCTTCACCGACAGGTGCAGGCGCTTGGCCACCTCCTTATAGGCGTAGCCCCGGGCGATCAACCGCATGACCTCCCGCTCCCGCTGGGTCAGCAGGTCCAGCTCCTCGTCGATCGGCTCCGCTATCTCACCGCCGAAGGCATCCAGCACGAAGCCGGCCAGGCGGGGTGAGAAGACCGCATCGCCCTCGTTGACCCTCCGGATGGCGGCCGACAGGTCGGTCGGTGAGATCGACTTCGTGACGTAGCCCCGGGCGCCCGCCCTGATTACGGCGATCACGTCCTCGGCGGCATCCGACACCGACAGCGCCAGGAAGCGGATCTCCGGGT
This portion of the Actinomycetota bacterium genome encodes:
- a CDS encoding response regulator transcription factor; its protein translation is MSEARIKVFLVDDHRLFLSGVRTELGEEFEIVGTAGEPAVAAAEIVASKPDVVLLDVHMPGGGGRAVLEAVHRDHPEIRFLALSVSDAAEDVIAVIRAGARGYVTKSISPTDLSAAIRRVNEGDAVFSPRLAGFVLDAFGGEIAEPIDEELDLLTQREREVMRLIARGYAYKEVAKRLHLSVKTIETHVSAVLRKLQLSSRHELTRWATERRLV